A genomic window from Herbiconiux aconitum includes:
- a CDS encoding mechanosensitive ion channel family protein: MDWNTIWANFNSFLNDYRVPISILVIIIGAIVLRGILLFTVRRLVDQVVNGVKKKQNVTDTQALNASPLAAVRIVQRTRTLGTVLTNVINVTIVVVGVILLVNTIDPTVLGSLALLTAALGAGLGFGAQNIVKDVLNGLFMVFEDQLGVGDVVDLGPATGVVEGVGIRVTQVRDVNGTLWFVRNGEILRVGNMSQGWARVIIDLAIPYDADLDVVQDKILETAVTMSNEPKWRSRVIEKPEIWGLESISAEALVIRVVVKTRTSAKDDVARDLRIRLKRALDELDVTLPSLNTVVLSGFEGATSVKGARPPRTKSVATSEPTQSGSKGHN, encoded by the coding sequence ATGGACTGGAACACGATCTGGGCGAACTTCAATTCGTTCCTCAACGACTACCGAGTGCCCATCAGCATCCTCGTCATCATCATCGGCGCGATCGTGCTGCGAGGAATTCTGCTCTTCACCGTGCGACGCCTGGTCGATCAGGTGGTCAACGGGGTCAAGAAGAAGCAGAACGTCACCGACACCCAGGCGCTGAACGCCTCGCCTCTGGCTGCGGTGCGCATCGTGCAACGCACACGCACGCTCGGAACGGTGCTCACCAACGTCATCAACGTCACGATCGTCGTGGTCGGTGTCATCCTGCTCGTCAACACGATCGACCCGACCGTGCTCGGCTCGCTCGCGCTGCTCACCGCAGCTCTCGGCGCCGGTCTCGGCTTCGGCGCGCAGAACATCGTGAAAGACGTGCTGAACGGCCTGTTCATGGTGTTCGAGGATCAGCTCGGCGTCGGCGACGTCGTCGACCTCGGCCCGGCCACCGGCGTGGTCGAGGGGGTCGGCATTCGTGTCACCCAGGTGCGTGACGTGAACGGAACCCTCTGGTTCGTGCGCAACGGCGAGATCCTGCGGGTCGGCAACATGTCGCAGGGCTGGGCCCGCGTCATCATCGACCTCGCCATTCCTTATGACGCCGATCTCGACGTTGTGCAGGACAAGATCCTCGAAACCGCCGTCACCATGTCGAACGAGCCCAAGTGGCGCTCGCGGGTGATCGAGAAGCCCGAGATCTGGGGCCTGGAGTCGATCTCGGCCGAAGCACTCGTCATCCGTGTCGTGGTGAAGACGCGCACCTCGGCGAAGGACGACGTGGCCCGCGATCTGCGCATCCGCCTGAAGCGGGCGCTCGACGAGCTCGACGTGACCTTGCCGTCTCTGAACACGGTCGTGCTCTCGGGCTTCGAGGGCGCGACCAGCGTGAAAGGTGCACGGCCGCCGCGCACCAAGTCGGTCGCCACCAGCGAGCCCACGCAATCGGGCTCGAAGGGACACAATTAG
- a CDS encoding dihydrofolate reductase family protein, producing MGKVVMYSSVSVDGFIADENDQPGPLFDWLTGGDVALDESGVLKVSQASYDYIRPYWDQIGVTIAGRHVFDLTDGWDGTPPSGIDHVVVVTHRRRPSGWGLEAPFHFVDGVEAAVAKAQELAGDRIVEVAAGDVGGQVLAAGLVDEVRMDVVPVVFGAGKRYFGPIDAQHLLEGPDDVIQGDRVLHVRYRVRP from the coding sequence ATGGGCAAGGTGGTCATGTACAGCTCGGTGTCGGTGGACGGCTTCATCGCCGACGAGAACGATCAGCCCGGACCGCTGTTCGACTGGTTGACCGGTGGTGACGTCGCGTTGGACGAGAGCGGTGTGCTGAAGGTGTCGCAAGCGTCCTACGACTACATCCGGCCGTACTGGGATCAGATCGGGGTGACGATCGCCGGCCGCCATGTCTTCGACCTGACGGACGGCTGGGACGGCACGCCTCCGAGCGGGATCGACCACGTGGTGGTCGTGACGCACCGGCGTCGACCTTCGGGCTGGGGCCTCGAGGCACCGTTCCATTTTGTCGACGGCGTCGAGGCAGCTGTGGCCAAGGCGCAGGAACTGGCCGGTGACCGCATCGTGGAGGTCGCCGCCGGCGACGTCGGTGGCCAGGTGCTGGCCGCGGGCTTGGTCGACGAGGTGCGGATGGATGTCGTTCCCGTCGTGTTCGGCGCCGGCAAGCGCTACTTCGGACCGATCGACGCCCAGCACCTGTTAGAAGGCCCCGACGACGTCATCCAGGGCGACCGAGTGCTGCACGTGCGCTATCGAGTCCGCCCCTGA
- the pepN gene encoding aminopeptidase N: protein MPGENLTRAEAQERAALLATKSYDVVLDLTTGPETFRSTTTVTFTATEGASTFIDAITRTVHAVTLNGESLDPATVSDGVRIQLPALKAENTLVVDADMEYTNTGEGLHRFVDPVDDEVYLYSQFEVPDSRRMFAVFEQPDLKATFTFTVTAPDYWEVVSNSPTPEPVTANPGETATWTFEPTPRISSYITAIVAGPYIVERSELTSADGRVIPLGVFSRASLSQYMDADYIFEKTREGFAFYEEKYDFPYPFAKYDQLFVPEFNAGAMENAGAVTFTETYVFRSKVTDAVRERRVVTILHELAHMWFGDLVTMRWWNDLWLNESFAEYMSTLATAEATEWKEAWTTFAAMEKSWAYRQDQLPSTHPIVATINDLEDVQVNFDGITYAKGASVLKQLVAWVGQDEFMAGVAAYVNKHQFGNTELNDLLTELETTSGRDLTEWSQLWLETAGVNTLRPAIEVNADGIITSFAVLQEAALDYPTIRPHRLAIGFYNVANDRLVRDYRVELDVDGTRTEVPELVGRERPDLVLLNDDDLAYAKIRLDAYSLDIAIEHLASIESPLARSLVWGSAWDATRDAETRGRDFVRLVLGNIATETESTTIRTVLGQLVLTATQYVAPDARTETIRTAADALWKLALDAAPGSDAQFQFVKFFAALASTDEQLENVAHLHDGTVMLEGLDIDTDLTWELLIALVAGGRAGQAEIDATLEADNTASGQQSAAHATAAIPTPEGKAAAFASLVDTDTAPNAIVRATGLGFQRGSDPALFAPLVPRYFEALQPLWANRSYAIAASVINGLYPAALANQELRDATQAWLDDPANEGIPALRRLVIENLAGVDRALAAQGRDAS, encoded by the coding sequence GTGCCAGGAGAAAACCTCACCCGAGCCGAAGCCCAGGAGCGCGCTGCGCTCCTCGCAACGAAGAGCTACGACGTCGTGCTCGACCTCACAACAGGTCCCGAGACGTTCCGCAGCACCACCACCGTCACCTTCACGGCCACCGAGGGGGCGTCGACGTTCATCGACGCCATCACGCGCACGGTGCACGCCGTGACGCTGAACGGCGAGTCGCTCGACCCCGCCACCGTCTCCGACGGCGTGCGCATCCAGCTGCCCGCTCTCAAAGCCGAGAACACGCTCGTGGTCGACGCCGACATGGAGTACACCAACACGGGTGAGGGCCTGCACCGCTTCGTCGATCCGGTCGACGACGAGGTCTACCTCTACAGCCAGTTCGAGGTGCCCGACTCGCGCCGCATGTTCGCGGTGTTCGAGCAGCCCGACCTCAAGGCCACCTTCACCTTCACCGTCACCGCCCCCGACTACTGGGAGGTCGTGTCGAACTCCCCCACGCCCGAGCCCGTGACGGCCAATCCTGGCGAGACCGCGACGTGGACCTTCGAGCCCACCCCGCGCATCTCCTCGTACATCACGGCCATCGTCGCCGGTCCGTACATCGTGGAGCGAAGCGAACTCACCAGCGCCGATGGCCGAGTCATCCCGCTCGGCGTGTTCTCGCGCGCTTCTCTCTCGCAGTACATGGATGCCGACTACATCTTCGAGAAGACCCGCGAGGGCTTCGCGTTCTACGAGGAGAAGTACGACTTCCCCTACCCCTTCGCGAAGTACGACCAGCTCTTCGTGCCCGAGTTCAACGCGGGCGCCATGGAGAACGCGGGCGCGGTGACCTTCACCGAGACCTACGTGTTCCGCTCGAAGGTGACCGATGCGGTGCGCGAGCGCCGGGTCGTGACGATCCTGCACGAGCTCGCCCACATGTGGTTCGGCGATCTTGTGACCATGCGCTGGTGGAACGACCTATGGCTGAACGAGTCGTTCGCCGAATACATGTCGACGCTCGCGACGGCCGAAGCCACCGAGTGGAAAGAAGCCTGGACCACCTTCGCCGCGATGGAGAAGAGCTGGGCCTACCGGCAGGATCAGCTGCCGTCGACGCATCCGATCGTCGCCACCATCAACGACCTCGAAGACGTGCAGGTGAACTTCGACGGCATCACCTACGCCAAGGGCGCCTCGGTGCTGAAGCAGCTCGTGGCCTGGGTCGGTCAGGACGAGTTCATGGCCGGCGTCGCCGCCTACGTCAACAAGCACCAGTTCGGCAACACCGAGCTGAACGACCTGCTCACCGAGCTCGAGACCACGAGCGGCCGCGACCTCACCGAATGGTCGCAGCTCTGGCTCGAGACCGCGGGGGTGAACACGTTGCGGCCCGCCATCGAGGTGAACGCGGATGGGATCATCACCTCGTTCGCCGTGCTGCAGGAAGCAGCGCTCGACTATCCCACCATCCGCCCGCACCGTCTGGCGATCGGCTTCTACAACGTCGCGAACGACCGCCTCGTGCGTGACTACCGGGTCGAACTCGACGTCGACGGCACGCGCACCGAGGTGCCGGAGCTCGTGGGCCGTGAGCGGCCCGACTTGGTGCTGCTGAACGACGACGACCTCGCCTACGCGAAGATCCGCCTGGATGCGTACTCGCTCGACATCGCGATCGAGCACCTCGCGTCGATCGAGAGCCCGCTGGCCCGATCGCTGGTGTGGGGTTCGGCCTGGGACGCGACGCGTGACGCCGAGACCCGCGGCCGCGACTTCGTGCGCCTGGTGCTCGGCAACATCGCCACTGAGACGGAGTCGACCACGATCCGCACCGTGCTGGGCCAGTTGGTGCTCACGGCAACGCAATACGTGGCTCCGGATGCACGCACCGAGACGATCCGCACCGCCGCCGACGCGCTGTGGAAGCTCGCACTCGACGCCGCGCCGGGATCGGATGCGCAGTTCCAGTTCGTGAAGTTCTTCGCCGCCCTCGCCAGCACCGACGAGCAGCTCGAGAACGTGGCGCACCTGCACGACGGCACCGTGATGCTCGAGGGCCTCGATATCGACACCGACCTCACCTGGGAGCTGCTCATCGCGCTCGTCGCGGGAGGCCGGGCCGGTCAGGCCGAGATCGACGCCACCCTCGAGGCCGACAACACCGCGTCGGGCCAGCAGTCGGCGGCGCACGCCACCGCGGCCATCCCGACACCCGAGGGCAAGGCTGCGGCGTTCGCGTCACTGGTCGACACCGACACGGCCCCGAACGCGATCGTGCGAGCCACCGGCCTCGGCTTCCAGCGTGGCAGCGACCCGGCGCTGTTCGCGCCGCTCGTTCCGCGCTACTTCGAGGCGCTGCAGCCGCTCTGGGCGAACCGCAGCTACGCGATCGCCGCCTCCGTCATCAACGGGCTGTACCCCGCCGCACTGGCGAACCAGGAGCTGCGGGATGCGACCCAGGCGTGGCTCGACGACCCGGCGAACGAGGGCATTCCGGCGTTGCGGCGCTTGGTGATCGAGAACCTCGCGGGAGTGGATCGGGCGCTGGCGGCGCAGGGGCGGGACGCTTCTTAG
- a CDS encoding mycothiol-dependent nitroreductase Rv2466c family protein, whose protein sequence is MTSSKTAVDFWFDPSCPWAWMTSRWVDEVAEHRDLDVTWHIMSLAVLNENNDDISDSYKAFFPRALRYTRLVAAAAELHGQQVVKPLYDALGTRIHPGGSVDPDEVIPAALAEVGLPASLAAYSESDEYDPQMRASHFDGIDRVGQDVGTPVIAVNGTAFFGPVISPVPTGEMALTLWDGVVAAASYDGFFEIKRSRTREPQF, encoded by the coding sequence ATGACCTCTTCGAAGACAGCTGTTGATTTCTGGTTCGACCCCTCGTGCCCCTGGGCGTGGATGACCTCCCGCTGGGTCGACGAGGTGGCGGAGCACCGTGACCTCGACGTCACCTGGCACATCATGAGCCTCGCGGTGCTGAACGAGAACAACGACGACATCTCCGATTCGTACAAGGCGTTCTTTCCCCGCGCTCTCCGCTACACCCGCCTCGTGGCCGCGGCCGCAGAGCTGCACGGGCAGCAGGTGGTGAAGCCGCTTTACGACGCGCTCGGCACCCGCATCCACCCGGGCGGTTCCGTCGACCCCGACGAAGTGATTCCGGCGGCGCTCGCCGAGGTCGGCCTGCCGGCGTCGCTCGCCGCCTACTCCGAGTCCGACGAGTACGACCCGCAGATGCGTGCCTCCCACTTCGACGGCATCGACCGGGTGGGCCAGGATGTCGGAACCCCCGTGATCGCGGTGAACGGGACCGCCTTCTTCGGACCCGTGATCAGCCCGGTGCCCACCGGCGAGATGGCGCTGACGCTGTGGGACGGGGTGGTGGCCGCGGCGTCGTACGACGGGTTCTTCGAGATCAAGCGGTCGCGGACTAGGGAGCCGCAGTTCTAG
- a CDS encoding DUF4184 family protein — protein sequence MPFTVSHAIVAVPFVRTALPAGAVAAGAMAPDLPLFLPVGFDYGSTHELPWFPLTGLVLAFVAFALWRVVVRPVAREVLPRALAERLPSEWSGTAADGWRSLGTTAAGIALLVAALAIGVLTHVVWDGFTHAGRWGGVLLPALDERLAGLPLAVWLHYVSSLLGLVAVTAWLTVWLIRRRPFARPGDARRASAVFFWSVVAAGTAAGGAVALATTSHRAGASGAFDLALGVVETAGGWLAAATVLAAATLHLTRTLFSGGAAR from the coding sequence GTGCCGTTCACCGTGAGCCATGCGATCGTCGCGGTGCCGTTCGTGCGCACGGCGCTGCCGGCCGGGGCCGTCGCCGCCGGAGCCATGGCGCCCGATCTACCGCTGTTCCTTCCCGTGGGTTTCGACTACGGGTCGACGCACGAGCTGCCGTGGTTTCCGCTGACCGGGCTGGTGCTGGCGTTCGTGGCGTTCGCGCTGTGGCGGGTCGTGGTGCGACCGGTGGCTCGGGAGGTGTTACCCCGGGCGCTGGCCGAGCGGCTGCCGAGCGAGTGGTCGGGCACAGCGGCCGACGGATGGCGGTCGCTCGGTACGACGGCGGCCGGCATCGCGCTGCTTGTCGCCGCGTTGGCAATCGGGGTGCTGACCCACGTCGTCTGGGACGGCTTCACCCACGCCGGACGCTGGGGCGGCGTGCTCCTCCCCGCGCTCGACGAGCGTCTCGCGGGACTCCCCCTCGCCGTCTGGCTGCACTACGTGAGCTCGCTGCTGGGGCTCGTCGCGGTCACGGCTTGGCTGACGGTGTGGCTGATCCGGCGCCGCCCGTTCGCCCGGCCGGGCGACGCCCGCCGGGCCTCGGCGGTCTTCTTCTGGTCGGTGGTGGCGGCGGGCACGGCGGCCGGAGGCGCCGTCGCCCTCGCGACCACGTCGCACCGCGCCGGCGCGTCCGGAGCCTTCGACCTCGCGCTCGGAGTCGTGGAGACGGCCGGCGGCTGGCTGGCCGCAGCCACGGTGCTCGCCGCCGCCACTCTCCACCTGACCCGCACCCTCTTTTCGGGAGGAGCAGCGCGGTAA
- a CDS encoding ribose-5-phosphate isomerase — translation MRIHIGTDHAGLDFSKQIQKHLTAAGHEVIDHGPESYDPIDDYPSFCINAAHGVVEDQRAGVEALGVVFGGSGNGEQIAANKVDGVRAALAWNEATAKLARQHNDANVVAIGARQHTVEEALALIDFFVNEPFSLEERHARRIAQLAEYETTGAIAGHHIDA, via the coding sequence ATGCGAATCCACATCGGCACCGATCACGCCGGGCTCGACTTCAGCAAGCAGATCCAGAAGCACCTCACCGCCGCCGGTCACGAGGTCATCGATCACGGCCCCGAGTCGTACGACCCCATCGACGACTACCCGTCGTTCTGCATCAACGCCGCGCACGGAGTCGTCGAAGACCAGCGTGCCGGGGTCGAGGCACTCGGCGTCGTCTTCGGCGGATCGGGCAACGGCGAGCAGATCGCCGCGAACAAGGTCGACGGGGTGCGCGCCGCCCTCGCCTGGAACGAGGCCACCGCCAAACTCGCCCGCCAGCACAACGACGCGAACGTCGTGGCCATCGGCGCCCGGCAGCACACCGTCGAGGAGGCGCTCGCCCTGATCGACTTCTTCGTCAACGAGCCGTTCTCGCTCGAGGAGCGGCACGCGCGCCGCATCGCTCAGCTCGCCGAGTACGAGACCACCGGCGCGATCGCCGGCCACCACATCGACGCGTAG
- a CDS encoding Fpg/Nei family DNA glycosylase has protein sequence MPEGHSVHRIARQFARNFVGKRVEASSPQGRFAEGASLLDGKTMTASRAVGKQMFLEFDGVIWLRVHLGIYGAWDFAGDITTDATIRSAGGRMGQNNQRGTVLGDTPEGTIDEIAIGEAAQADAAGTDAFRTVPEGPDDADGEDSISSIGAPRRARLRMAEQEKAGEEYGSFPPEPVGAVRVRLLTETAVADLRGPTACEVLDPAQVDAVIAKLGPDPLLDDSAAAEERFVAAVTKKPTPIALLLMDQSVVSGIGNVYRAEMLFRARLEPHTPGKLVPTDTVRALWRDWAYLLDLGVRTGQMLTMDDLDDEAYAKAMASRADRHWVYKREGLPCRICGTHILLEELGGRKLYWCPIDQV, from the coding sequence ATGCCCGAGGGTCATTCCGTCCACCGCATCGCGCGGCAGTTCGCGCGCAACTTCGTGGGGAAGCGGGTGGAGGCGAGCTCTCCGCAGGGCCGCTTCGCCGAGGGCGCGTCGTTGCTCGACGGCAAGACGATGACGGCCTCACGCGCCGTGGGCAAGCAGATGTTCCTCGAGTTCGACGGGGTGATCTGGTTGCGCGTGCATCTGGGCATCTACGGCGCCTGGGATTTCGCGGGCGACATCACGACCGACGCCACGATCCGTTCGGCGGGCGGCCGGATGGGGCAGAACAACCAACGCGGCACCGTTCTGGGCGACACCCCCGAAGGCACGATCGACGAGATCGCGATCGGCGAGGCGGCCCAGGCGGATGCCGCCGGCACGGATGCGTTCCGTACCGTGCCCGAAGGCCCCGACGACGCAGACGGTGAAGACTCGATCAGCTCGATCGGCGCCCCTCGGCGTGCCCGACTGCGGATGGCCGAGCAGGAGAAGGCCGGTGAGGAGTACGGCAGCTTCCCGCCCGAACCGGTCGGCGCCGTTCGCGTGCGTCTGCTCACGGAGACGGCCGTCGCCGACCTGCGCGGCCCGACCGCTTGCGAGGTGCTCGACCCGGCGCAGGTGGATGCGGTGATCGCGAAGCTCGGCCCCGATCCGTTGCTCGACGACTCCGCGGCAGCCGAGGAGCGCTTCGTCGCCGCGGTCACGAAGAAGCCGACACCGATCGCCCTGCTGCTCATGGACCAGAGCGTCGTCAGCGGCATCGGCAACGTCTACCGCGCCGAGATGCTGTTCCGCGCCCGGCTCGAACCGCACACTCCTGGCAAGCTCGTGCCCACCGACACCGTGCGCGCTCTCTGGCGAGACTGGGCCTACCTGCTCGACCTCGGCGTGCGCACCGGGCAGATGCTCACGATGGACGACCTCGACGACGAGGCCTATGCCAAAGCGATGGCGAGCCGCGCCGACCGGCACTGGGTCTACAAGCGAGAAGGCCTGCCGTGCCGCATCTGCGGAACCCATATCCTGCTCGAGGAGCTCGGCGGCCGCAAGCTCTACTGGTGCCCGATCGATCAGGTGTGA
- a CDS encoding FMN-binding negative transcriptional regulator has protein sequence MRHNPVFDLTDPDEIRRLIGENPWATIVSSTSNGLVASHYPVLVDDSREELAIVSHVGRPDERLHEWGDHEVLVIIQGPHGYISPGWYDPSPAVPTWNFVTAHLYGVPEILPADENLRVLEQLVDHFEDPMPNPRRMRGTLENSAYADRISAGTVGFRLPVTRFTAKVKMSQNRDEETQQRIVGELEGSGPYASAELAREMRLANPEVFGA, from the coding sequence ATGCGCCACAATCCCGTTTTCGACCTCACCGACCCCGACGAGATCCGTCGGCTGATCGGCGAGAACCCGTGGGCCACGATCGTGTCGTCGACCTCGAACGGTCTCGTCGCCTCCCATTACCCCGTGCTGGTCGACGACTCGCGCGAGGAGCTCGCGATCGTGAGCCACGTCGGCCGGCCGGATGAGCGGCTGCACGAGTGGGGAGACCACGAGGTGCTGGTGATCATCCAGGGCCCGCACGGCTACATCTCGCCCGGCTGGTACGATCCGTCGCCCGCGGTGCCCACCTGGAACTTCGTGACGGCGCACCTCTACGGCGTGCCCGAGATCCTCCCCGCCGACGAGAACCTCCGCGTGCTCGAACAGCTCGTCGATCACTTCGAAGACCCGATGCCGAATCCGCGGCGGATGCGCGGCACCCTCGAGAACTCGGCCTACGCCGATCGCATCAGCGCGGGAACGGTGGGGTTCCGGCTGCCGGTGACGCGGTTCACGGCGAAGGTCAAGATGAGCCAGAACCGCGACGAGGAGACGCAGCAGCGCATCGTGGGGGAGCTCGAGGGTTCTGGGCCCTACGCGAGCGCCGAGCTGGCGCGCGAGATGCGGTTGGCCAACCCCGAGGTCTTCGGGGCGTGA
- a CDS encoding amidohydrolase family protein codes for MSAATSLLLAGARMPGETEPVDVTIADGRVMAVVPAGRGDFGRTSTGASPVEASLSSTFARNDSASAERIDLEGRWVIPGLWDNHVHFSAWAAVSRRLDVSAARSAAEVIALVRDAMDGRPRATDGVPTGGAAVGGGVLVGFGFRDGLWADEPTAAGLDAVSGGRPVVLVSGDLHCCWLNSAALTRFGRAGHPTGVLREDDAFAVQRALDDVPTATIDAWALDAARAAAARGVVGVVDLEMAWNHDVWRRRAAAGHDLLRVEFGIYPQHLDRAIAAGLRTGDVVDGGIVRVGPFKVITDGSLNTRTAYCFDEYPGLEGRPDSRGLLTVPPAELEALLARATAAGLMPAVHAIGDHANTLVLDAFERIGCSGSLEHAQLLALADIPRFAALGVVASVQPEHAMDDRDVADRFWAGRTGRSFALASLLEAGAALALGSDAPVAPLDPWVTMAAAVGRTRDGREPWHPEQRISAAAALAASTRAGTRIRVGAPADLAVTDLDPLVPSDDPTAAADRLRTIPVALTLLAGRATHRTL; via the coding sequence GTGAGCGCTGCGACTTCGTTGCTCCTGGCGGGGGCGCGGATGCCCGGTGAGACGGAGCCGGTCGACGTCACGATCGCTGACGGCCGGGTCATGGCCGTCGTTCCTGCCGGCCGTGGTGATTTCGGGCGTACGAGCACGGGAGCGAGCCCTGTGGAGGCGTCGCTTAGCTCCACGTTCGCCCGAAACGACAGCGCATCGGCGGAACGGATCGATCTCGAGGGCCGCTGGGTGATCCCGGGCCTTTGGGACAACCACGTGCACTTCAGCGCCTGGGCGGCCGTCTCGCGCCGCCTCGACGTCTCGGCCGCCCGCTCGGCTGCCGAAGTCATCGCCCTGGTGCGCGACGCGATGGACGGTCGGCCGCGAGCGACCGACGGCGTGCCGACGGGCGGAGCCGCAGTCGGGGGCGGGGTGCTCGTGGGGTTCGGGTTCCGTGACGGTCTGTGGGCCGACGAGCCGACCGCCGCGGGCCTCGACGCCGTGTCGGGCGGTCGCCCGGTCGTGCTCGTCTCCGGCGACCTGCACTGCTGCTGGCTGAACTCGGCCGCGCTCACCCGGTTTGGCCGCGCCGGGCATCCCACCGGCGTGCTGCGTGAAGACGACGCGTTCGCGGTGCAGCGCGCACTCGACGACGTGCCCACCGCCACGATCGACGCCTGGGCACTCGATGCTGCGCGGGCAGCTGCGGCTCGCGGCGTGGTGGGTGTCGTCGATCTCGAGATGGCCTGGAACCACGACGTCTGGCGGCGCCGCGCGGCTGCTGGTCACGACCTGTTGCGCGTCGAGTTCGGCATCTACCCGCAGCACCTCGATCGCGCGATCGCGGCGGGCCTGCGCACGGGCGACGTCGTCGACGGCGGCATCGTGCGCGTCGGCCCGTTCAAGGTCATCACCGACGGGTCGCTGAACACCCGCACCGCCTACTGCTTCGACGAATATCCGGGGCTCGAGGGCCGACCCGACTCGCGCGGACTCCTCACCGTGCCGCCCGCGGAACTCGAGGCGCTGCTCGCCCGGGCCACCGCCGCCGGGCTGATGCCGGCCGTTCACGCCATCGGCGACCACGCCAACACCCTCGTGCTCGATGCGTTCGAGCGAATCGGATGCTCGGGCTCGCTCGAGCACGCGCAACTGCTCGCGCTCGCCGACATCCCCCGCTTCGCCGCCCTCGGCGTCGTGGCGAGCGTGCAGCCGGAGCACGCGATGGACGACCGGGATGTCGCCGACCGCTTCTGGGCCGGCCGCACCGGCCGCTCCTTCGCCCTCGCGAGCCTGCTCGAGGCCGGCGCGGCGCTGGCCCTCGGCTCCGACGCCCCCGTCGCGCCTCTCGACCCTTGGGTCACGATGGCGGCCGCGGTGGGGCGCACCCGCGACGGGCGCGAGCCGTGGCATCCGGAGCAGCGCATCTCGGCTGCCGCGGCGCTCGCGGCGTCCACCCGGGCGGGCACGCGCATCCGTGTCGGCGCCCCCGCCGATCTCGCGGTGACCGACCTCGACCCCCTCGTGCCGAGCGACGACCCGACCGCCGCTGCCGACCGCTTGCGCACCATACCCGTCGCGCTGACGCTCCTCGCCGGGCGTGCCACCCACCGCACCCTCTGA
- a CDS encoding Dps family protein yields the protein MTEVITTPTSTTSPDVAAAAAQFLGPVVIELQALAVNGKQAHWHVRGANFIGVHELLDQVVDHAQDYADTAAERVVALGLPIDARIQTVAEKTGAAKMPAGFLASDAMIATIIEQIDVALVVVNKAVKELDLIDQTSQDVAIEIARGLDKDRWFLFAHIAA from the coding sequence ATGACTGAGGTAATCACCACCCCCACCAGCACCACGAGCCCGGATGTCGCCGCAGCTGCGGCGCAGTTCCTCGGCCCGGTGGTCATCGAACTCCAGGCCCTCGCCGTGAACGGCAAGCAGGCGCACTGGCACGTGCGGGGCGCCAACTTCATCGGAGTGCACGAGCTGCTCGACCAGGTCGTCGACCACGCCCAGGACTACGCCGACACGGCCGCCGAGCGTGTCGTGGCCCTCGGCCTGCCGATCGATGCCCGCATCCAGACGGTCGCCGAAAAGACCGGCGCCGCCAAGATGCCGGCCGGATTCCTCGCCTCGGATGCGATGATCGCGACGATCATCGAGCAGATCGACGTGGCGCTCGTCGTGGTCAACAAGGCCGTGAAAGAACTCGACCTCATCGACCAGACCAGCCAGGACGTGGCGATCGAGATCGCCCGCGGCCTCGACAAAGACCGCTGGTTCCTCTTCGCGCACATCGCCGCGTAG